One Candidatus Brocadiia bacterium genomic window, GCATGGAGGTCTCGGTTGAAGATGGCATCCTGACCGTCATCACGCCGCTAGAGGATACCCCGGCCTTCCGGGCCGGTATTATGGCCGGCGACCGCATCCTGGAAATAGACGGCGTTTCGACCGAGGGTATGACTACATCGGACAGCATCCGCAAGGTCCGCGGCAAGCCCGGCACCCAGGTGCTCCTGGTCGTCCTGCACAAGGGCGCGGTCAACACCGATAAAATAACGGTCACCCGCGAAATCATCAAGCTCAAGTCCGTCAAGGGCACCAAGATGGTTGACGAGAAGCACAAAATCGGCTATATCCGCCTGACCCAGTTCCAGGAAGACACGCTCTACGACCTGGACGTCAACATCGACAAGCTCGAAGCCCAAGGAATGAAAGGGCTGATAATAGACCTGCGCTTCAATCCGGGCGGATTGCTCGAAGCCGCCTGCCGGATATCCAACCGTTTCATCAAGGAAGGCCTGCCCATAGTCTCCACCCGCGGCCGCAAGGCCGAAGAGGTCTCAATCATAACCGCCGAAAAGGAAGACTCGCTCCTGACCGAACTGCCGCTGGCCATAATCGTCAACGGCGCCAGCGCCAGCGCCTCAGAGGTGTTTTCCGGCTGTATGCAGGACCACAAGCGGGCAGCCATCGTCGGGGTGCGCTCATACGGCAAGGGCTCGGTCCAGACCATATTCCCCATCGAAAAGAACGGCCCGGCCGTGAAGATGACCATCGCCCGTTACTATACGCCATCCGGCCGCTCGGTCGACAAGAGCTTCGACAAAAAGAACTACGGCGTCCTGCCCGATTATATAGTGGAAATGACCACCGAGCAGGAGACCGACCTGATAAAGTCGCGCCTCAAAGAACGCGTCATCATCCCGCCCAATCCCAAGGACGACAAGGACAAAAAGGAACCGGCTATGGATGAAGATGACGATGATGAAAGCGATGACTTCGAGGACATCCAGCTGGACAAGGCCATCGAGGTGCTGGTCAGCCAGCAGAAGGCGGCAGCCGGTAAATAGGGGCCGAGCCCAGATGAAAAAGCCATTCCTGTGTATAGGCATCGAGACCTCCTGCGACGAGACCTCGGCCGCCGTCGTCCGGGACGGTCGTGAGATATTGTCCAATTCCACCGTCACCCAGATAGACCTGCACAAGGCTTTCGGCGGTGTGGTGCCCGAAATCGCCTGCCGGGCGCATATCGAGACCATACTGCCGGTCATAGACAAGGCATTGAAAGACGCCAGGGTAAAACCCCAGGAACTGACGGCTGTGTCTGTGACCAACCGGCCCGGGCTCATCGGCGCGTTGCTGGTGGGCATCTCGGCCGCCAAGGCAATGGCCTGGGCGCTGGACAAGCCCATCATCGGCATCAACCACGTCCACGCCCATATCTACGCCAACCATCTTTTACCGCGAAACCACGAAACCGCTAAAGATTCGGCATTAATCGTGGAGCCGGTCTACCCGTATTTGGGGCTGATAGTCTCGGGCGGGCACACCAGCTTATACTGGGTCAAGTCGCCGTTGCAATATAAGTTGCTGGGCCGGACGCTGGACGACGCGGCCGGCGAGGCCTTCGACAAGGTGGCGCACATCATCCGGCTCGGTTATCCGGGCGGGCCGTCCATAGAAAAAGCGGCCCGGAAGGGCAATCCGGCGGCCATCAGGTTCCCGCGCGGGCTGGTTAAGGACGGATACGACTTCAGCTTTTCCGGCATCAAGACGGCCGTGCTCTATTACTGCAAAGGCCAGAACGCCACGCGCAAATCGCCCCTGAAGAAGGGCATAAAGATAGCCGACGTGGCGGCCAGCTTCCAGGAAGCGGCCGTGGACACACTGATTCAGCGGGTGACGGCGCTGGCTAAGGACAGGAAGGCAAAGGCAATAGCGCTGGGCGGCGGCGTGGCCGCCAACCAGCGGCTCCGGGACAAGCTCAGCCGTTCCGCGACCGTGCTGGGAATCCCGGTGCACATCCCGCCCAAGTATTTGTGCCTCGACAACGGGGCAATGGTGGCCGGGCTGGCGTACCACTACTGGAAGGCCGGCAAGGTCGACGATTTATACCTGGACGGCTATAGCCAAGGGGACGATGTCGGTTGATATTAAATAAGTTCCGGACAATAAACTATTGACAATAAATCAAAAATAGCTATTCTTTATTTATGAAAATCCGGGATGTGATAAAGATGATCGAAAAAGACGGCTGGTATATGGTGGCGACCAAGGGAAGCCATCGTCAGTATAAACATACGTCTAAACCGGGCCGGGTGACCATAGCTGGACATCCCGGAGACGAACTGGCCCCGGGTACGCTCAACAGTGTTTTGAAACAGGCACAGTTAAAAAAGGAGAATAAATAATATGCACCGATTTTTAGTCGTAATCGAAAAAGCCAACGGCAACTACTCGGCATACTCGCCCGACCTGCCCGGGTGCGTGGCCGCCGGAAAAACCCGCGAGAAAACCGAGCAGAATATGTATCAGGCCATCCAGATGCACATTAAAGGACTGCAGGAAGACAAACAATCCCTCCCGCACTCACAGGCTATCGCCGAGTACCTGGTCGTAACCTAAATAGTTTTAGTTAGTGGCATCCGCGGTTAGTTTACGGAAGGCCAGCAAGGTCGACGACCTCTATCTGGACGGCTCCAGCCAGAGCGAAGACGTCGGTTGATATCAAATAAGTTCCGGGTCTCGTGGCGGGGAATGAAATATGAGCAACAAGAAGATGCAAAATTGCCTAACGGAAATTTTAAAGGTTGGAAATCTTTTCATATGGTCTGGAATAGGAGGAATTCTAGTCCTTGTTGTTTTGCTGTTGGCTCATGAGGAAATACCTATTTTTTATTATATACTCGTTGCCATATTGCTATTACAAGGGATTGGGTTGATAACTTATAGAAAGTGGGCGCGGATATCAGGAATAATTATTTTATTAACTTTGAGCGTAGCTATTATTACACCACTATTCTTAAGCCTTAAATACTCGGATTTTGATGATATAAAAGGAATTATATGTTTGTTAGTAGCTATACCGATAACCGTATATTCGGTTATTATTCTTTGGCGTAAAGACACCAAACGTATCTTCAATGCCAAGGGCTATATCGAAGGATTGGATGATTAATCCCGGGCGCTGAGCTTACCCCAGTGCCCATATCTCATATCTCAAATCACACATCATCCTATATACCCCTTAATCCAGATATTCGTTGATGTAAACACACCCGATTTGGTTATCATAACCAGAATCATCCGGGCAGGGACTGTCCCCAGCCTAAACCCGGTGAATCCCGGCTATCTTCCGGTGAATCCCGGTTATCTTCCAGTGAATCCCGGTTATATTCCGGTGAATCCCGGTTATATTCCGGTGAATCCCGGTTATCTTCCAGTGAATCCCGGTCATATTCCAGTGAATCCCGGTTATCTTCCGGTGAATCCCGGCTATCTTCCGGTGAATCCCGGTTATCTTCCGGTGAATCCCGGTCATATTCCGGTGAATCCCGGTCATATTCCAGGGAATCCGGCTTGAAATCCATTAAAATGCGGGACTGTTCCCAGCCTAATTGGCAGGGCTTTTTCCTGTTATTTTGCGTTTTCCCGTGTCATATTGCCTTAATATGATATCATACAGCTCTTATATGATATCATACAGCTCTTATATGACATCATACAGCCCTGATATGACATCATACTGCCCTTATATGACATCATACTGCTCTTATATGACATCATACTGCTCTTATATGACATCATACTGCTCTTATATGACATCATACTGCTCTTGTATGACATCATACTGCTCTTATATGACATCATACAGCCCTGATATGACATCATACAGCCCTTATATGACATCATATTCCTCGTGGGACACAGAGCCTACCGGCAAAATGCGTGACTGTCCCCAGCCTAACGCAATCGTATGAATTTATTTAATCGCCCAATGCAGGGCTAGGATGCCCAGGACCAGGGGCTGGTAGTCCACCCGGTTGAACCCGGCTTGCCTTATAATCCGGGCCAGTTCGGCGGCGTCGTGGAAGCGGGGGATGCTTCGGGCTAAATATCCGTAGGCGGCTCCGTTGCCGGATATCAGCCCGCCCAGCGGCCTGATTGTGGCGCCGACATAGAGATGGGCCAGTGCCCTTATCCTGGCGTCGGACGGCTGGCTGGTTTCAAGGTTGATGAACATCCCGCCGGGCCGGAGCACCCGGTGGAATTCGCGCAGGCAGCGGTCCAGGTAGCCGGGCGCGGAGTTTATGTTGCGGGTAGCGAAGCTGATGCTTACCAGGTCGAAGGTATTGTCCTTGAACGACAGCCGGGCGGCTTCGGAGGCGCTGACCCGGATGTGGCGCCCGGAGTTAGCGGTGTAACGGAGCATGGGCAAGGAGAAATCGGACGCGACCAGCAGTCCGTCCGGTCCGGCGTAGGGGCTGAGCAGTCGGGACATATCGCCGGTGCCGGCGCAGACATCCAGGTACTTGCGCGCCAATCCGGACTTGACGGCCAGGTGCCTCCCGGCGGTCCGGGCGGCGTACCGGCGCATCGGCAGGTCCAGCCCCAGGGTCATCAGGTGGTTGACCAGCTCGTAGGTCGCGGGGATGTTATCGAATATGGCTTTAAGGGCAGTGGGCATTTAGTTTTTGCAATTTTTACCACGAATGGACACGAATACACACGAAATTCACTAAGGTGGTTAGGATACATCTGTGGCTCCGCGTTATAGTAAATAATTATCTATTTCAATATACTGTCCTCTGAATCCTCTAGTATGCCGTTCCCTGAATTCTCTGAATCTTCTGTTTCTTTTGGCATTCTTGTATTAATTCTTCTGGTTTCGATAGTTAATTCATGGAGCTTGATTTCTTCGGATAACGGGTTGCGAGTTAGTTCTATAAACCGAACGCCTAGTGATTTCATATTCTGCATAAAGCTAATGAATTCTCTGATTGTTGAATTCTCGCGCCATTTATACCTGATAGCTATGTTGTTGGGGAATAGTTTATTAGATTTTAACAGGTCGATAATCTCCGGGTATGATGTTACCTGCTTACCCTCAAACTGCCATCTTTCGTCTTTCCCTCCGGGGAAAGCGGGTATTTCTAACTTGCTCAATATAGCAACTCTTTTTTCCATGTAATTGCCATTAATATCCCGTTTGAACCATGACGCACTATGAACTTCTTCACCTGTTTCCGGGTCGTTGCCGCACGCTTCAGTAGGCATCGGTAATACCTGAATTTCTTCATTACCAATCCGGATGACGAAATTAGCCCTCCATGCAGAAGTTAGTTTACTTATTACTTCTAAAAAATATTTCATGGGCAGTTCCGGAGAGGTGGATATTAATATCGGCGGGTCTTTTTCGCCCCGATTTATTTTTAAGCTGGTACTTAAATCACCTATGTTGATTGGCTGTTCATTCAATAAGACCGTATCATCCGGCTTAATTAAGAGAGATGGGCCTTTTTCTTCTGCAACCTTATCAGGTATAAGCGGGGTTTGCCCTTGGCAACCAGCGCTGATTATTATTACGGCAAGCCCAATTAATAGCCAATATCGCATAATATCATCCGCCTAACCCCGGTTATTTCCCAGCCGGTTTTATAACGCATTCCTTGATGGGACTGCGCAGTTTGGGCCGTCGAAATAAATTAAAAAGTCACGACTCTGTCGCTCTCTTTGACAATCTCGTACATATCCGTCATGGTTGACATCGGGCACATTTCCGAGCTTTCCTGCTCCCGGGATTTGATGCAGGTCCCGCAGGCAAAAACTTTGCCGCCTGATTTCAGGATTTTAGCGGCCTGCTCGATGGTGTTGAATTCATCGGTACTGATCTTCTGATATTCAACTCCTTTGCCCATAAGGAATACTTTGACTTCATCCTTTTGCCCGATGCAATAGTTCGCATATCTTAGCGCATTCCAGCAGGTTTCGGCATCATTACTCGAAATTACCACTCCTATTTTCATACTTTCTCCTTTTCTAATGTTTATGAAGCGTCAGGTAAACGTAGTGTATTACAAAAAGGGTCAGCAGCATACCAAACCCCTAATCCGTTTCCCCTTATTTCCCAGCCGGTTTTATAACGCATTCCTTAACCACAAATTGACACGAATACACACGGATAAAGCAATTTAGTGGAACTCCCTTTTTATTTCATCTGAGGATAGCTTCTTTATTATCCAGATAAAAATAACACTGAAGCCTACTTGTATCAGAGCGTTAAACATAGCTATAAATACCCCCGCACTTTCAGCTGAACTCGGCCTAAATGACGCGAACATTGCGATTATCATAAAGAAATTTAAGAGAATGCCTATAACCATAAAAGCGATGAAAAGAGAGCGGGCCCAATTTTTGCGCCCCAGCAATTCGATTGATGTGACGAGGGCTGTGACCGTAAAAACAAAAGCTCCGATGGATAGATACCTGAACATTATAATTATATTGCGAAACGATTCCTCGCTTTGCGGATAAGTAGTTATGACTCTTGTAGGCATTGAGCTTGTTGCGAAAATCATGAAAACCGACCATAGTGTACCCAGCCCGGAGAAAATTATGAATATCCAGGCCAATACGGTTACGAAGACAGATTTTGTCACCGGCTCCGTTATGGTTTCCTGGGGCGGGTTTGCCGTAGGAACGGGGCTTGACGGTTTGACCATTGGTAATTCAAAGTTATCCCCGACATCTATGGCATCCGCGGGTATCACCACATCTTTTCCGCAATGAGGGCACTTGCCGGTATCTTCGGCCTTGAGATATTTAAAGACGACATCCTGCTTGCATTTAGAGCAGTTGAATTTAACGGCCATAATTATTCGTGCCCATTCGTGTTAATTCGTGGCTATCACTTCCCAGCCGGTTTTATGACGCATTCCTTGATGGGACTGCGCAGTTTGGCCAGCAACGCATCTATGATTTCTTTATTGAATCCGGTGGCGGTGAAGATGTTCTGGTCGCTTTCGGTCTCATTGCCGGTATAATTGGCCTTCTTGGCCATCATGACGTTGGCGTTGGGCTCGTCGCTGGTGACCTTGAGCTGGAGTATGCCTTCGTCGGCGTGGACCAGCACCGGCGCGGCGTTGCCGATGGCGCCGATGATGCGCTTGCTGTGATAAGCGTTCTTGACCAGCTCCAGCGCCTTGGGGTCGGTCCAGCAGGGCTCGGCTCCTTCGCCGCTCAGGAATACCAGCCCGTGGAACTGGACATTGGCCAGGCCGTCAATGGCCATATCCACCGTGATTTCTTTTTCGTCGGTCTTGACGGTCTTGCTCCGCGAGGCGGTAATGACCGTTGCGCCGTTGGAGACGAAGTAGCGTTTTATGCGCTTAAAGTAGTCGGCCTTATTTTCGGGCAGGATGAGCACGACCGTTTTGTTGCGCAGGTCATAGTTGGGCTTGATGACCGCCTTGGCCGTTTCCATTCCGCGCTGGACCAGCACCCGGATGTATTTCTGCTTTTCCAGGAGCATCTTGTCGAGCGTTTCCTGGAAGGCGTCTATATTGGGGGTTTTGATGTCGTTGAGTTCGAGTATGACGTCTGAATGGTTGACGTCGCCCTTTTCGGCCGGTTCGCCGCGCTGGACCGAGGTGACCCGGACTCCGTCGCCGCGGAAGAGGCCGTAGGCGTAGCGGGACAGTGAGGTAATCTGCTGGACGCGCAGGCCGACGGCGTCGTAGCGGATTTCCTTTACTTCGCCTATCTGGTGGCCGTAGTTTATGGCCGGTTCGTCCTCGACCATCTGGCCGGACACGGTGATGTCCTTATAATCGGCGCCGTCCTTGCGCTTGATTTTGAATTCGACCTTGGAGCCGACCGGCAGGGTGGTGAACTTCCAGGTGGCGTCGCTCAGTTGCGCCTGGTTGGCGGCGGTGATAGGCGCGCCGTTCATTTCCACGATGATGTCGCCGTTCTTGAGGCCGGCCTTTTCGGCCAGCGAGCCGGGGTCGACGTAATCAACGAAGATGCCCTGGCTGACGCCGAGTATCTTGGCGAAGTCGGCGGTGATTTCCTTGGGAAAGAAGAAGGGCAGGGCCGCCCTTTGGAACTTGCCGTATTTGAGGAAATGGTCCTTGAGCACCAGCGCTACGTTGATGGGGATGGTGAAGCCCAGGCCTTCGCCCCACATACCGTAGGTGTTCAGGCCGAGCACCTCGCCTTTTTCGTTGAAGAGCGGGCCGCCGCTGTTGCCGGGGTTGATGGGCGCGTCGGTCTGGATGACCTTGGTGAATGTGCCCAGGTCGGTCCGTTCGGCGTTGCTGACGATGCCGGCGGTCAGGGTCCGCTTGAGCCCGAGCGGCATTCCGAATGCGTAACTACGCTGGCCGACCTTGACGTGGTCCGAGTTGCCCAGTGCCACGGTGGTGAGCGGTTCGGGCACTTCTATCTTTATCAGGGCCACGTCCGGGTCGAGCGAGTGGCCGATGACCTTGGCCTGGAACTTGCGTTCGTCGGAGAGTATGACGGTGATGCGCTTGGCCGTCTCGGTCGGGTCCTCGGAGCCCTCGCGCCACCAGCTGCCAGAAGCGGTGGAGACGACGTGGCCGTTGGTGAGGATGTAACCGGACGGGTCGATGATGAATCCGCTGCCGCCGGCTTCTTCGTGCTGGATGGCCACCACGGCCGGGTCGACCTTCTTGAACAGGATGGAGCCGGCCTCATCGGGCTCATCGCCTTCGGACCAGGCGCACAGGATGATGGCGAAACAGGCCAGTATCAGAATCGGTTTTTTTATCATAGGTTAATCCTCTTTCTTTTCGGTTCTTTTGCCGATTTTCAGGTTCAGGCAGATATGCGACGAACGGTTCTGGCGCTGGACCTTGACCAGGATGACCTCGGGCTTTTCGGCCCGGACCTTGTCGGTGGTCTTGATGAAGTCGTCCAGCGTCTTGATGGGCTGTCCGTAGAACTCGGTGATGATGTCGCGTTCCCAGATGAGGTGTTCCCGGAAGGTGCTGCCGGTGGCGGCGCTGCTGCCGCCGATGACGTCGGCTACCAGGACGCCGTGCTGGATGGGCACGTCGTAGTCTTCGTATTCGCCTGCGGCCAGTCCGCGGATTTTCAGGCCGATGTCGTCAGCCGTGAACTCCTTGGGCTTGGGCGCTTTGTCCAGCTTGAAGGAGATGTCCTTGGTCTGCTTTGGGGCGGTGGCGGTGGTTCCCTCGCTCCGGAGCACGGTGAATTTTATGGTCCGTCCGATTTCCGGCAATGACAGCTTGGAGAACTGGATGACGGCGCGCTTGGTCTTCTTGGTCAGCGCTTGTCCGTCCACGGCGATGACCACGTCGCCTTTCTTCAGTCCGGCCTGTCCGGCCGGTGATATCTTGCTGACGTGGCGCACCCGGACGCTTTCGGGCGGGTAGCCCCAGGCCTCGGCGAATTCCTTGGTCATCTCGTCGCAGCCGAATCCCTCCCAGGGCTGGCTTTCCTCGATGTCGATGGGCTTGTCCTGCTGGGTGGAGTGGGCGATGAGGCGCTCGGCCGTCTGCTTCAGGCGGTTGAATGTGGTCACGCCGCCGCCGCCGGATACGCCGATGAACTCGCCGTCCATATTGGTGACGATTTCGAGCGAGTCGCTCCGTCCGTAATAGCGGCCTTCCGAGCCGCCGCTGGTGTCGGTCAGGATGCGGTCGTTCTTGCCCTCGATTTTGGCGGTGACCATCCGGGCCTGGCCGACCTTTTCAAAGTGCATCTCCTCGCCCAAGGCCTTCAGGCCGATGACATACTGGCCGGGCAGGACCTTGGTGTTGTCGCTGATGGTCAGTGGGCGGAGCGGCGAGTCGACCTGGACCTTGAGCACGGTGATGTCCTCTTCCTTGTCGGCGTCGATGAAGCGGGCCTCGTATTCGGTCTCGTCTATCCAGACCTTGATGCGGTCGATGTCCTTGGGCTCGTTGTAGTTGGGCAGGATGAGGTAGCCGTCGGGGCTGAAGACGAACAGATTAGCCGGGTTGGTCTTGTCGTAGCGTTCGGTGCCGCTCCGGAATATTTCGGCGTAGAGGACGCTGGGCTTGGCCGTTTCGGCGGCGCTGACGAAGAGCTGGCTCATGGCGTTGACCATGGCGCTTTTGTCCAC contains:
- a CDS encoding trypsin-like peptidase domain-containing protein → MIKKPILILACFAIILCAWSEGDEPDEAGSILFKKVDPAVVAIQHEEAGGSGFIIDPSGYILTNGHVVSTASGSWWREGSEDPTETAKRITVILSDERKFQAKVIGHSLDPDVALIKIEVPEPLTTVALGNSDHVKVGQRSYAFGMPLGLKRTLTAGIVSNAERTDLGTFTKVIQTDAPINPGNSGGPLFNEKGEVLGLNTYGMWGEGLGFTIPINVALVLKDHFLKYGKFQRAALPFFFPKEITADFAKILGVSQGIFVDYVDPGSLAEKAGLKNGDIIVEMNGAPITAANQAQLSDATWKFTTLPVGSKVEFKIKRKDGADYKDITVSGQMVEDEPAINYGHQIGEVKEIRYDAVGLRVQQITSLSRYAYGLFRGDGVRVTSVQRGEPAEKGDVNHSDVILELNDIKTPNIDAFQETLDKMLLEKQKYIRVLVQRGMETAKAVIKPNYDLRNKTVVLILPENKADYFKRIKRYFVSNGATVITASRSKTVKTDEKEITVDMAIDGLANVQFHGLVFLSGEGAEPCWTDPKALELVKNAYHSKRIIGAIGNAAPVLVHADEGILQLKVTSDEPNANVMMAKKANYTGNETESDQNIFTATGFNKEIIDALLAKLRSPIKECVIKPAGK
- a CDS encoding type II toxin-antitoxin system HicB family antitoxin produces the protein MHRFLVVIEKANGNYSAYSPDLPGCVAAGKTREKTEQNMYQAIQMHIKGLQEDKQSLPHSQAIAEYLVVT
- a CDS encoding ubiquinone/menaquinone biosynthesis methyltransferase; translated protein: MPTALKAIFDNIPATYELVNHLMTLGLDLPMRRYAARTAGRHLAVKSGLARKYLDVCAGTGDMSRLLSPYAGPDGLLVASDFSLPMLRYTANSGRHIRVSASEAARLSFKDNTFDLVSISFATRNINSAPGYLDRCLREFHRVLRPGGMFINLETSQPSDARIRALAHLYVGATIRPLGGLISGNGAAYGYLARSIPRFHDAAELARIIRQAGFNRVDYQPLVLGILALHWAIK
- a CDS encoding type II toxin-antitoxin system HicA family toxin, with protein sequence MKIRDVIKMIEKDGWYMVATKGSHRQYKHTSKPGRVTIAGHPGDELAPGTLNSVLKQAQLKKENK
- a CDS encoding S41 family peptidase, coding for MRHKKLLTVLLLLIISVTLYAVYPVRGSLVSSPAFAADASNGAGAPKEDPVDKQLEKLRSIYKLIKECYVVEPDANKLFESAVKGLVGGLDPYSEYFTAEEYNDFMVATKGEFGGVGMEVSVEDGILTVITPLEDTPAFRAGIMAGDRILEIDGVSTEGMTTSDSIRKVRGKPGTQVLLVVLHKGAVNTDKITVTREIIKLKSVKGTKMVDEKHKIGYIRLTQFQEDTLYDLDVNIDKLEAQGMKGLIIDLRFNPGGLLEAACRISNRFIKEGLPIVSTRGRKAEEVSIITAEKEDSLLTELPLAIIVNGASASASEVFSGCMQDHKRAAIVGVRSYGKGSVQTIFPIEKNGPAVKMTIARYYTPSGRSVDKSFDKKNYGVLPDYIVEMTTEQETDLIKSRLKERVIIPPNPKDDKDKKEPAMDEDDDDESDDFEDIQLDKAIEVLVSQQKAAAGK
- a CDS encoding PDZ domain-containing protein, which codes for MRRIITLSVILSLSIAACNSGPVKNIDWSGVDKSAMVNAMSQLFVSAAETAKPSVLYAEIFRSGTERYDKTNPANLFVFSPDGYLILPNYNEPKDIDRIKVWIDETEYEARFIDADKEEDITVLKVQVDSPLRPLTISDNTKVLPGQYVIGLKALGEEMHFEKVGQARMVTAKIEGKNDRILTDTSGGSEGRYYGRSDSLEIVTNMDGEFIGVSGGGGVTTFNRLKQTAERLIAHSTQQDKPIDIEESQPWEGFGCDEMTKEFAEAWGYPPESVRVRHVSKISPAGQAGLKKGDVVIAVDGQALTKKTKRAVIQFSKLSLPEIGRTIKFTVLRSEGTTATAPKQTKDISFKLDKAPKPKEFTADDIGLKIRGLAAGEYEDYDVPIQHGVLVADVIGGSSAATGSTFREHLIWERDIITEFYGQPIKTLDDFIKTTDKVRAEKPEVILVKVQRQNRSSHICLNLKIGKRTEKKED
- the tsaD gene encoding tRNA (adenosine(37)-N6)-threonylcarbamoyltransferase complex transferase subunit TsaD, whose translation is MKKPFLCIGIETSCDETSAAVVRDGREILSNSTVTQIDLHKAFGGVVPEIACRAHIETILPVIDKALKDARVKPQELTAVSVTNRPGLIGALLVGISAAKAMAWALDKPIIGINHVHAHIYANHLLPRNHETAKDSALIVEPVYPYLGLIVSGGHTSLYWVKSPLQYKLLGRTLDDAAGEAFDKVAHIIRLGYPGGPSIEKAARKGNPAAIRFPRGLVKDGYDFSFSGIKTAVLYYCKGQNATRKSPLKKGIKIADVAASFQEAAVDTLIQRVTALAKDRKAKAIALGGGVAANQRLRDKLSRSATVLGIPVHIPPKYLCLDNGAMVAGLAYHYWKAGKVDDLYLDGYSQGDDVG
- a CDS encoding DsrE family protein, whose protein sequence is MKIGVVISSNDAETCWNALRYANYCIGQKDEVKVFLMGKGVEYQKISTDEFNTIEQAAKILKSGGKVFACGTCIKSREQESSEMCPMSTMTDMYEIVKESDRVVTF